CCCGCGAGATAGGCCGCCGTGAGTACGAATACGAGCGGGGTGACGACCGCATCGAGCAGCAGGTAGTTCGCGGTCGTGAACAGCGCGGTAACGAGAACGACGACCTGGGTGATCGCGATCGTCACGAGCATGGGAACGCCCACGAGAACGAGCGCCGGCGCCGACAGCGCCGCCCCGCCGATACCGAGGAGGCCGCCGAAGACGCCGATGACGAGCCCGATAGCGACGAACGCGAGGAGGTCACTTCCCTCGCGTCCCAGCCGAAACCGCGGTTCGAGGTCGCGGTACTCCCGGTAGAGGATGTTGAGCCCGACCGCAGCGAGCATCGCGGCCAGGATCAGTCCGTACAGTTCGCGTGAGAGGTAGGCGTTGGCCTGCACGCCGACCCAGGTGCCGACGGCGGCGGCGGCGCCCACGACGCCGGCGACCCGCCAGTCGATCTCGCCCGAGCGCGCGAAGACGAGACTCCCGAGGATCGCGCCGACGACGAACGTCGCACTGGCGGTACCGGCGACCTCGGCGGCCGAAAGCGGGGTCAGCAGGTAGAGCCCGGTTACGATGAGGATCCCGCCGGGACCGATGGTCGAGACGACAATCCCGCCGAAAAAGGAGAGGAGAGCGAGTGCGAGCAGGACATCGGTGCCGAGCGCGAACACCATTCCAACCGGTCTACTCGCGCGGCCCTGTTGAGGGTTCGCCCTGCAGGAGCGCCCCTCCGGATCGCTACCGCGAGGCCGAAACCAGCCGGCGGAAGT
The sequence above is a segment of the Halalkalicoccus subterraneus genome. Coding sequences within it:
- a CDS encoding sulfite exporter TauE/SafE family protein codes for the protein MVFALGTDVLLALALLSFFGGIVVSTIGPGGILIVTGLYLLTPLSAAEVAGTASATFVVGAILGSLVFARSGEIDWRVAGVVGAAAAVGTWVGVQANAYLSRELYGLILAAMLAAVGLNILYREYRDLEPRFRLGREGSDLLAFVAIGLVIGVFGGLLGIGGAALSAPALVLVGVPMLVTIAITQVVVLVTALFTTANYLLLDAVVTPLVFVLTAAYLAGVTLGWWLAHRIAADRLKLALGVVLLGLAASLVI